ATGGGTGCTTGTGTCAGCCAGGTTCTTTGgttgtaaacaacagaaactgaTCAGTCATCTTAAGCACCAGCAAGGGAATTTATTGGAAGGATTTCGGGAAGCTCAAAGAACGGCCAGGAAGTCTAGAGATCAGACTTGGAGAAACCACTGGCCTGTCTGAGAATGAGAGGTCCCAGTCCCACCTCTGTCCCTGCCCATCTGACGGCTGAATTGAGGCAAGTTATGGGCAGAAGACGAAGCCCTCGACGTAGGGTGCCTCTGGAGCCCCTTGTGGAGGGGCCACCACAGCTCCCCAGGACTCCCACCCTGTACTGTGTGTGTAGGTGGAGTGGGCACGTTTCTTGTTAGAATTATGTTTGACAATGAAAACAATGGCAGTTCTTTATTGAGAacttatgtgccaggtactaggcTGAGCCCTAGGTAGGCGATAACTCACTGGAGCCTCTCAACAGCTCAGCGAGATGGCTATTACCATCcctgttttataggtgaggaaactgaggcacaaggagaTGAAGGTAGCTGGGGAATCTCTGAGCGTTCCAGGTgggcagcacagggcctggcacatggtggtCCTCCCTGTCTCTGCCTGCCTTGGCAAGGGCTGGGGGGAAATGGCAGTGTAGACGGGGATcagtgctggtgtgtgtgtgtgaggccaGCGACCTGCTGTCTTGTATCTGCAGCTCCTAGTaagaggtgctcagtaaatgtttgttgcatggatgagtgaatgaatgaatggatgaatgaatgaatactaagCCTGTGAGTTTGGGGCCAGCTGGTGAGTATGGCACCATATCACACTGTCATTTTGCCTCGTGGGTCAAAATTGCCCTGCCCCACCCGACCCAGCCCAGTCTAGCTGTGCCTGCGGCCTCACTGGCTGAAGGTGGGAGCCCCACCAGGGAAAGGGCCTTGAGGGCCAGACAATGGCAGATGCTTCTCTGTGAGCTGGCCTCATACCTCCCAGTAAGAGAGGCCAGGCCCAGACAAGGAGGGGGTCCGGGGTCTGCTCCCCACCGAGTCCCAGTGCCTTTCTGCTTATGCCAGGTCTGCATGTCCTCTGCTCTTTAGGCTGCCACTGTTGCTCTGATGAGCAGGGGGTGGGGCGCAGGGGGCAGCTCCCCATTCAGAAGTACATGCTTGGAGCCAGGAGATGCTGACCAcgccccctctgcccccaggagtATGAGCGGGCCTCCAAGGTGGACCAGTTTGTGACACGCTTCCTATTGCGGGAGACGGTGAGCCAGCTCCAAGCCCTGCAGAGCTCGCTGGAGGGGGCGTCAGATACCCTGGAGGCCCAGGCCCACGGCCCACGGTGTGTGAGGAGCTCCGCCCACCTGCGGGTCCGGTTCATGAATGCCCCTTATCTCCATGTGTCAAGGCCCTCAGCTTTTATCATGTTCCATGTTCTAGCATCCTGGAGCCCAAATTCTTGTTCTTAGGCAGGGAGGCCAAGAGGGGTGAGCAGGGGTGGCTGGCTTTGAggctgggcctcagtgtcccgGGAAGCCTGTCTTACCCACCCAGGCCCGTGCTGGGGCCCCAGAGCTTGGCCCCGTGAGTCTGGGAGCAGTGGGCTGACCCTCCACTCCCCTCAGGTCAGATGAAGAGAGGGTGGAGGTGCAGAGCAGGCCCCGAGGCAGCCGGCGGGCAGGGCGCAGGGCCCTGCGGAGTGTCAGTCGGTCACCCACCTGGTCTCCTGGCTCCTCTGACACAGGTGGGTGTGCCTGCGGTGGGATGGGAGGGCACGGCATCCCCCAGGGCCCCAGTGTTTGCTCCTCCACTTTCCCTCAATTCATCCCAAGAAGCCCCCAGCCTGAGGGGGCCCGTGCCTGACCCCCAGGGCAGAGCTCAGAGGCTGAGATGCACTGGCGGCTCCAGATCAACCGTCTCCAGGAGCTCATCGACCAGCTGGAATGCAAGGTGAGTGGCCGTGTGGCCAGTGCCCCGTGCCTGTGGACCTTTTGGGAATCCACCCAAGCCAGGCACACGCCAGGGACCTGGCCCACGCTCTGCGTCCCTCACAGGCCCCCCGGCTGGAACCCCTGCACGAAGAGGAGTTTACCAAGGGGCCCAACTCGGTGAGTGTGTGAGAGGGGCAGGCAGCTGGGTGTGGGAGTTCGGGAGGAGATCATGAAGTGAGGAGGTTCACGGCCAGCTGCCCCCAGCCTCTGTCTTGTACATATGCCCCCTTCTCCAGGCTTGACCCAGCCCTTGTCCCCTGGGCCTGGCAGGCAGGTGCTGGGTTCTGGCCCTTTGCTCTGTGACCCTGCAGAACTCTGTCCTTCCATGGGCGTCAGTGTCCCTTGTCTACAGTTCTGAAAGCTGGGTCTGGAGCAGTGTGGGCAGAGGCTAACGCGGGCAGGAGGAAGGGGTGCCACACAGCAGGAGAGTGGGGCAGTGGCTGGATCGAGGCAGCAACCTTGGTGATGGGAAGAGGGGATGGAGTCAGGGAAgctgggggccaggctggggcaggAGCCCGACCTCAGGGCTGGCTGGGTCTGGTGCAGGACAAGAAGGGTGGGGTCGTCCTGGAGGCCACAGCAGTCCCTCACCCCATGCCCTGCCCTACCGCACCCCAGCTGACCAGGCTGCCTCTCTTGCCAGCACATCCTCGTGGCCCAAAGGCAGGTGCAGGTGGCAGAGGAAGCCCTGCAGGACTTCCACCATGCCCTGTGCTGCTACGTGGACTTCACAGGGGCCCAGAGCCATTGCCTGCAGTGAGTCCTCAGCCGGGTGGTGGGCCGGCCAAggtcggggtggggggtgagCACGAGGAATGCTGGGACTGAGCGTCCCGGGCCAGGGCTCTCGTTAGACACCCCTGGCTAGGTGGGCAGAGGTGGTGGcagcccaggcctggcctggCCGTCTCTTTGGCCCTGCAGTGTGTCTGCCCA
The sequence above is a segment of the Orcinus orca chromosome 16, mOrcOrc1.1, whole genome shotgun sequence genome. Coding sequences within it:
- the NECAB3 gene encoding N-terminal EF-hand calcium-binding protein 3 isoform X2 → MACAGLLTVCLIRPPAPEPPRPPAPAPAAGSAGHALFQDVFRRADKNDDGKLSFEEFQNYFADGVLSPGELRELFSSIDGHPADNLETEKLCDYFSEHLGVYRPVLAALESLNCAVLTAMDTTKLEYERASKVDQFVTRFLLRETVSQLQALQSSLEGASDTLEAQAHGPRSDEERVEVQSRPRGSRRAGRRALRSVSRSPTWSPGSSDTAPSLRGPVPDPQGRAQRLRCTGGSRSTVSRSSSTSWNARPPGWNPCTKRSLPRGPTRTSSWPKGRCRWQRKPCRTSTMPCAATWTSQGPRAIACMCLPRRCWTMPPSPCTSSGRMRPPGEGTSSPPAVRPSSASSLTTCRLQTPSPLCSSQHPGGL
- the NECAB3 gene encoding N-terminal EF-hand calcium-binding protein 3 isoform X5, giving the protein MACAGLLTVCLIRPPAPEPPRPPAPAPAAGSAGHALFQDVFRRADKNDDGKLSFEEFQNYFADGVLSPGELRELFSSIDGHPADNLETEKLCDYFSEHLGVYRPVLAALESLNCAVLTAMDTTKLEYERASKVDQFVTRFLLRETVSQLQALQSSLEGASDTLEAQAHGPRSDEERVEVQSRPRGSRRAGRRALRSVSRSPTWSPGSSDTGQSSEAEMHWRLQINRLQELIDQLECKAPRLEPLHEEEFTKGPNSHILVAQRQVQVAEEALQDFHHALCCYVDFTGAQSHCLQHQQSACSKAFQRILIDHLQAPDTLTTVFFPASWWIMNNN
- the NECAB3 gene encoding N-terminal EF-hand calcium-binding protein 3 isoform X4 is translated as MACAGLLTVCLIRPPAPEPPRPPAPAPAAGSAGHALFQDVFRRADKNDDGKLSFEEFQNYFADGVLSPGELRELFSSIDGHPADNLETEKLCDYFSEHLGVYRPVLAALESLNCAVLTAMDTTKLEYERASKVDQFVTRFLLRETVSQLQALQSSLEGASDTLEAQAHGPRSDEERVEVQSRPRGSRRAGRRALRSVSRSPTWSPGSSDTEAPSLRGPVPDPQGRAQRLRCTGGSRSTVSRSSSTSWNARPPGWNPCTKRSLPRGPTRTSSWPKGRCRWQRKPCRTSTMPCAATWTSQGPRAIACSTSSPPAVRPSSASSLTTCRLQTPSPLCSSQHPGGL
- the NECAB3 gene encoding N-terminal EF-hand calcium-binding protein 3 isoform X1: MACAGLLTVCLIRPPAPEPPRPPAPAPAAGSAGHALFQDVFRRADKNDDGKLSFEEFQNYFADGVLSPGELRELFSSIDGHPADNLETEKLCDYFSEHLGVYRPVLAALESLNCAVLTAMDTTKLEYERASKVDQFVTRFLLRETVSQLQALQSSLEGASDTLEAQAHGPRSDEERVEVQSRPRGSRRAGRRALRSVSRSPTWSPGSSDTEAPSLRGPVPDPQGRAQRLRCTGGSRSTVSRSSSTSWNARPPGWNPCTKRSLPRGPTRTSSWPKGRCRWQRKPCRTSTMPCAATWTSQGPRAIACMCLPRRCWTMPPSPCTSSGRMRPPGEGTSSPPAVRPSSASSLTTCRLQTPSPLCSSQHPGGL